A genome region from Arachidicoccus soli includes the following:
- a CDS encoding agmatine deiminase family protein — protein MDNKNTAFNNPSDALTKDLSSPLLTDLRPKSLGYYFPAEFEKHDATWLSWPHKEASWPEKLDAVYPFYSQFVKQLTKSEAVRINVNNESMKAFAISHLEKADADLSKIEFYLNPTNDAWCRDHGPAFLINPKAAIKKVIVDWNYNAWGNKYPPYDLDDIVPTLIGKALDIPVFHPGIVMEGGSVEFNGKGTILTSSSCLLNPNRNPHLNQQQIEEYLYNYYGAEQVLWVADGIVGDDTDGHIDDTIRFVNEDTVLTVVEKNKSDENYELLQHNLKQLHSMRLLNGKQLNIAELPMPNPVVWNGQRLPASYANFYIANKHVIVPTYRCTQDEAALQIIQAAFPAREVVGIDSTEIIWGLGSFHCLSQQEPSV, from the coding sequence TTGGATAATAAAAACACAGCTTTTAATAACCCTTCGGACGCTCTTACGAAAGACTTATCGTCTCCCCTACTTACGGACTTACGCCCCAAATCCCTCGGCTATTATTTTCCTGCTGAGTTTGAAAAGCATGATGCTACTTGGCTGAGCTGGCCGCATAAAGAAGCTTCTTGGCCTGAAAAGCTGGATGCTGTTTATCCTTTTTATAGTCAGTTTGTAAAACAATTGACAAAGAGTGAAGCGGTGCGCATCAACGTAAATAACGAATCGATGAAAGCCTTTGCTATCAGCCATTTAGAGAAAGCAGATGCGGATCTGTCTAAAATAGAATTTTATTTAAACCCTACGAATGATGCTTGGTGCAGAGACCACGGTCCCGCATTCCTAATCAATCCGAAAGCAGCGATAAAAAAAGTAATCGTCGATTGGAATTACAATGCCTGGGGCAATAAATATCCGCCATATGATTTAGACGATATCGTACCTACTTTGATTGGAAAAGCATTGGATATTCCTGTTTTTCATCCCGGGATCGTCATGGAAGGCGGCTCGGTAGAATTTAATGGCAAAGGAACCATACTCACCTCCTCTTCTTGCTTGCTGAATCCTAACAGAAATCCGCATTTAAATCAGCAACAGATTGAAGAATATCTCTATAATTATTATGGAGCAGAACAAGTTTTGTGGGTGGCGGATGGCATCGTGGGGGATGATACTGACGGGCATATCGATGATACTATTCGTTTTGTAAATGAAGATACGGTGTTGACTGTGGTGGAAAAAAATAAATCGGATGAAAACTATGAATTGCTGCAACATAATTTAAAGCAACTGCACTCCATGCGTTTGCTCAATGGAAAGCAATTGAATATTGCAGAACTGCCCATGCCGAATCCTGTAGTTTGGAATGGACAAAGGTTGCCGGCTTCTTATGCCAATTTTTATATTGCGAATAAACATGTAATTGTACCCACCTATCGCTGCACGCAAGACGAAGCAGCTTTACAAATTATTCAAGCAGCTTTTCCTGCACGTGAAGTCGTAGGCATAGATTCAACAGAAATTATTTGGGGATTGGGAAGCTTTCATTGCCTGAGCCAGCAAGAGCCGAGTGTGTAA
- a CDS encoding TonB-dependent receptor has product MKQISLVMAWLLLAISTNAQLSLTGNVTNEQSQYLTDATVVLKNINNKKTLREKTDEEGHFLFKSLPNNSQWILHVFYAGKTPFESKVTLADYDKHINVQLGENVASLEPLEVRAVRAGDKAPFSKTNITKADIEKNNLGRDLPYMLAQTPNVVINSDAGNGVGYTGIHIRGSDGTRTNVTLNGIPYNDAESSGSYFVDIPDVVSSVGSIQIQRGVGTSSNGAGAFGATINLSTNEVHDSAYGELNNSFGSFNTWKNTVMAGSGLIDGKFTADLRLSNISSDGYIDRASSKLQSLLFSTAYIGRKTTVRFNLIVGKEKTYQAWDGVPEDSIKVNRTYNELGYIAKTGTYYNNETDNYNQNHYQLFVTHQFSPKFSLAVASFLSTGIGYYEEYKNSQDYANYGIAYPVPFATDTLFSTDLIRQQYLDNKFYGQTFSVQYKGKADELTLGGSWTNYDGWHYGKVIWAENGGIDKDAKYYNLPAYKYDKNVYLKWLHNFNDYWNLFADMQYRNVWHHMYGFQDIPSLTVKRNFNFLNPKIGISYLKDGYNAYLSYALANKEPNRDDFEAGLENQPKAERLNDFELGANKKDENYNWGINLYYMLYKNQLVLTGQLNDVGSATRTNAPNSYRAGIELQGGYVFTNWLNATANLSFSKNKIKNYTAYYNAYDADWNELPQQSTTYHNTDIAFSPDIVGAGSLNVLPCKNVQISLISKYVGHQYLDNTGNDTRMLKAYYNQDARVIFTLKNKFFKEWNIIGQVYNVFNHFYNTNGATYPEYDNGKLNNYNYFFPMAGTNYMIGVNIQL; this is encoded by the coding sequence TAAATAACAAGAAAACCTTACGCGAAAAAACGGATGAAGAAGGACATTTCCTTTTTAAAAGCCTGCCTAACAACTCACAATGGATTTTACATGTTTTCTATGCGGGTAAAACACCTTTTGAATCAAAGGTAACATTGGCAGATTATGACAAGCATATAAATGTGCAATTAGGGGAAAATGTGGCATCTCTAGAGCCCCTGGAAGTGCGTGCTGTACGTGCTGGGGATAAAGCACCATTCTCCAAAACAAATATTACTAAAGCAGATATTGAGAAAAATAATTTAGGAAGAGATTTGCCGTATATGCTTGCGCAAACACCAAATGTGGTCATTAACTCTGACGCAGGAAATGGTGTTGGTTACACGGGCATCCACATTCGTGGCTCTGATGGTACCCGAACCAATGTTACGCTTAACGGTATCCCATACAACGATGCTGAAAGTTCAGGAAGTTATTTTGTAGATATACCCGATGTCGTTTCTTCTGTGGGTTCTATCCAAATTCAAAGAGGTGTGGGTACTTCTTCTAATGGTGCGGGTGCATTTGGTGCGACAATTAATTTAAGCACCAACGAGGTTCACGATAGTGCTTATGGGGAGCTTAATAATAGCTTTGGTTCCTTTAACACTTGGAAGAATACAGTGATGGCAGGTAGTGGCCTGATTGATGGAAAGTTTACAGCTGATCTACGTTTAAGCAATATCTCCAGCGACGGATATATTGATAGGGCTTCGAGTAAATTGCAGTCGCTACTTTTTTCTACAGCTTATATTGGCCGAAAAACGACGGTGCGTTTTAATCTGATTGTTGGCAAAGAAAAGACTTATCAAGCTTGGGATGGTGTACCTGAAGACTCAATAAAAGTAAATAGAACTTATAATGAGTTAGGTTATATTGCTAAAACCGGTACATATTACAACAATGAAACGGATAATTATAATCAGAACCATTATCAATTATTTGTTACACATCAATTCAGTCCCAAATTCTCTTTGGCAGTTGCTTCTTTTTTAAGTACCGGCATCGGTTATTATGAAGAATATAAAAATAGTCAAGATTATGCCAATTATGGAATTGCTTATCCTGTGCCGTTCGCAACAGATACCCTATTCTCTACCGATTTAATTCGCCAGCAATATTTAGATAATAAATTTTATGGACAAACTTTCTCCGTTCAATATAAAGGGAAAGCAGATGAGTTGACTTTAGGCGGCAGTTGGACAAACTATGATGGCTGGCATTATGGAAAAGTTATTTGGGCAGAAAATGGTGGTATTGATAAAGATGCGAAGTATTACAATTTACCTGCTTATAAGTACGATAAAAATGTTTACCTGAAATGGCTTCATAATTTTAACGATTATTGGAATTTATTTGCGGATATGCAATACCGAAATGTATGGCATCACATGTACGGGTTTCAAGATATTCCCAGCCTAACGGTAAAACGTAATTTTAATTTCCTAAATCCTAAGATAGGTATTTCATATTTGAAAGATGGTTATAATGCTTATCTGAGTTATGCTTTAGCAAACAAAGAACCTAATAGAGATGATTTCGAAGCCGGTTTGGAAAATCAACCAAAAGCAGAAAGGTTAAATGACTTTGAATTGGGCGCCAATAAAAAAGATGAAAACTATAATTGGGGAATTAATTTGTATTATATGCTATACAAAAATCAATTGGTCCTTACCGGACAATTGAATGATGTAGGAAGTGCTACGCGTACGAATGCTCCGAATAGTTACAGAGCCGGTATTGAATTGCAAGGTGGATATGTTTTCACCAATTGGTTGAATGCTACTGCCAACTTATCTTTTAGTAAAAATAAAATAAAGAATTACACGGCTTATTACAATGCTTATGATGCCGATTGGAATGAGTTGCCACAACAATCAACCACTTATCATAATACCGATATCGCTTTTTCACCTGACATTGTAGGAGCTGGAAGTTTAAATGTCTTGCCATGTAAAAATGTTCAGATTAGTTTAATCAGCAAATATGTAGGCCACCAATATTTAGACAATACAGGAAATGATACACGTATGTTGAAAGCTTATTACAATCAAGATGCACGCGTAATCTTTACACTAAAGAATAAGTTTTTTAAAGAATGGAATATTATTGGACAAGTATATAATGTGTTTAATCATTTCTACAATACCAATGGGGCTACTTATCCGGAATACGATAATGGCAAACTCAATAATTACAATTATTTCTTTCCAATGGCGGGGACAAACTATATGATTGGCGTGAATATTCAATTATAA